Proteins from a genomic interval of Hemicordylus capensis ecotype Gifberg chromosome 14, rHemCap1.1.pri, whole genome shotgun sequence:
- the LOC128337707 gene encoding uncharacterized protein LOC128337707 isoform X7, with the protein MDTSDYDSADDFILTQRSNSPMYEPLTPLPSEEEEEPGLVARAEAEAHRAQSKPNTSAGSVKRKQLFEVKQVPEEVPEILITDEDLTVNQVELPEIIITDDDLTG; encoded by the exons ATGGATACATCAGACTATGATTCAGCAg ATGACTTTATACTTACACAGCGGTCTAATTCACCCATGTATGAACCCTTAACTCCCCTCccatctgaagaagaagaagaacctggACTAGTAGcaagagcagaagcagaagctCACAGGGCACAGT CCAAACCAAAtacctcagcaggaagtgtgaaaaGAAAGCAGCTGTTTGAGG TCAAACAAGTACCAGAGGAAGTGCCTGAGATCCTTATCACAGATGAAGATCTTACAG TCAACCAAGTGGAATTACCAGAGATCATTATCACAGATGATGATCTTACAGGTTAG